The Streptomyces sp. NBC_00775 genome includes the window CCGACGCCATGGCGATCAACGCCAACCAGGTCGACACCGCCAAGGCCGGCGGGCTCAAGGTCACCGGCAGCCCCAATGTGTTCCTGGGCGTGAACCTCGCCGACCGCGACGGCGCCCTCGCCACACCCCTCAAGGACATACGTGTCCGCAAGGCCCTCAACTACGCCGTCGACCGGGCCGCGATCACCAAGGCCGTCGTGCAGAAGTACGGCCACCCGACGGATCAGATCTCCCTGCCCGGCCTGGACGGCTTCGCCGCCGACTACGACAACAACTACCCGTACGACCCGGCGAAGGCCAAGAAGCTCCTGGCCGAGGCGGGATACCCGCACGGCTTCTCGCTGAAGATGGAGACCCAGGGCTTCTTCGGCATCGATCTCGTCTCCCAGGCCGTGGTCCAGCAGTGGCAGAAGATCGGTGTCAAGACCGACGTCACCACCGACACCAGCGTCGGGCAGTGGCTCGCCTCCGCCACATCGAAGAAGTACCCGGTCCTCGGCTTCGGCTACGGCGGCGCACCCACCTACACGCTCGCCCTGGACTGGATGCTTCCGCACCCGACCGCGTTCAATCCCTACGCCACGTCGGATCCCAAGCTGACCAAGATGCTCTCCAAGGCGAACGCCGCCTCCCCGCAACACCAACGGGCCCTGTACCAGGACGCGATGCGCTACGTCGTCGATCAGGCGTGGTTCGTCTCGGTGCTGCGCATGGACGGGCTGTACGCCTACAACGGCGGGAAGCTGTCCGGCTTCACCTCCGCCCCCAGCTATCTGCCCGACCTCGCCTGGGCCGTCGCCCCGAAGTAGCAGCGAACCGACACACGAAGACGGGCGCGGGGCCGGCGGACGACGCCGGGCCCGCGCGCCGGTCGGCTGTCCCGTGTCTCGCGCCGCATCGCAGGTGAGCGGCGTGGACCGGCCGTTGAAGTAGGGATTTCCGCATGGCCATTGAGGTCGTTGACACGACACTCGGCCCGGTCGAGGGCACCCTCGGCGAACGCGTACACGTGTTCAAGGGCATACCGTTCGCCGCCCCACCCGTAGGGCCGCTGCGCTTCAAGCCGCCGCAGCCACCCGCACCGTGGACGGAGGCGAAACCCGTCCATGAGTATGGCCCAGCCGCTCCGCAACCGCGTGACCTGGTGCTGGAGCAGATGTTCGGGCACGCGCCGTTTCCCACGAGTGAGGCGTCGTGTCTCACCCTCAACGTCTGGACGCCGCAGCAGGGCGCCGAAAACCGGCCCGTCATGGTGTGGCTGCACGGAGGCGCGTTCCTGACGGGCTCGGGACGCGACCCGGTGTTCGACGGGAGCCGACTCGCATCACTGCACGACGTGGTGGTCGTCACCGTCAACTACCGGCTGGGAGCACTGGGGTTCCTGTACCTGGGTGAACTGCTCGGCGACGAGTACGCGTCGTCCGGCAACGTGGGCCTGCTGGACCAGATCGCCGCGCTGCGATGGGTCCGGGACAACATTGCGGCGTTCGGCGGTGACCCGGGCAACGTCACCCTGTTCGGACAGTCCGCCGGGGCGATGAGTGTCCTCTCGTTGATGGCCATGCCGGCCGCCCAGGGCCTCTTCCACAAGGCCATCGCCCAGAGCGGCAGCGCCGAGTGCACCCACACCCGGGAGCGCGCCACCGCCGTGGCCCGGGATGTGCTCGCCGCCCTCGCCCTTCCGGAACACGAGGCACACAGGCTCCTCGACCTCCCCGTCGCGACACTTCTGTATGCCCAGCAGAGTGTGGTGGAGGTAATGCGCCAGCGCGGCGACGCTCTCGGCCTGCCGTTCGCTCCGGTGGTGGACGGACCTACCCTTCCCCGGGCGCCGCTGGAGGCGTTCACATCAGGAGCCGCATCCCCGGTTCCTCTGATCGCGGGCACCACGTTGGAAGAGGGACGCCTGTTCCTGGTCGGGCCTGAGTCGCCGAACGTCGACGACGCCGCCGTCACCGCTCTCTTCGACACGGAATTCGACAAGCCCGAGGAAGCCCTGGAGGCGTTCAGGGGAGTCCAGCCGGACACCAGCCCCATGGGGCTCCTCGCCGCCCTCATGGGTGAACGCATGTTCCGCGCGCCCACCGCCAGGCTCCTCGAGGCCCACGCGGCACGCACCAGCCAGGTCTGGACGTACCTGTTCAGCTGGCGCTCGTCTGCCCGGGGCGGACAGCTCGGCGCCTGTCACTCGCTCGATCTGCCCTTCGTGTTCGACAACCTGCACGCTGGGGGAGTCGACCGATTCACGGGCAAGGATGCGCCACAGCGCCTCGCGGACGCCCTGAGCTCCGCCTGGGCGTCCTTCGCACACCACGGCCATCCCGGCGTTCCTTGGCCCGCCTTCGACACCGCCCACCGAGCCACCATGGTCTTCGACGTCACCTCACGGATGGTTCGGGACCCCTGGAATGATGTCCGGCTGCTGACTGATTCCTCATGGCGCCCGCCAAGCTGCGAGAGCGACGGGTGCCGTGGCTTCTTGTCTTGCTCCTCGGGCTGAAGCCCGAGGAGCAAGTCAAGGAAGGAGAACACCGACCTGCGCCGCACCCTCGCCCTGTGCGAGGAGGCCATCCGCCAGCTGGCCCTCGAAAACGACGCCCTGCGCGGCGGCGGCACCGTTCTTCCACTGCCTACCCGCAGCACGCCCGCGCCACCCGCGCCGTCCTGAATCCGACACCGCCCCCCGGAGGCGTCTGGCGTGCGAAAGGACGCTGGGCGTGGCGCGCAGCCAACTACCGATGATCAACTGTTCATCAAGCCGTGCGTGCCGGCGGCATCCCGGCTCCCGCCCTTGTCGCGTCGGTGCCCCAGCTGACCAGCAGTTGTAGTGCCTCCGCCGACGGGGAACCGGGTTCGGCGTAGTACGTCGCCTCCGTGTAAGCGGGTACGTCGGGGCCGGTGGCGTATCGCCTTGCTGGGGCACCGGTTACTGCCGCTCGGCGCACGGGGTGTTGTTCGACGTGATCGAAGTCGACCGCAAGCTGGACACCTGGCTGCGGTGGGTCCGGTTCGTCGCGGCCACGGAGGGGCGCCCCGGAGGGTCAGGCGCACTCGGCGTTCACGTAAGGCTCCACGCGGCCGACGCTCTCCTTGAGGACGAGGTCGAGCAGTCCGGGGAACCGCTGGTCCAGATCTTCCTTGCGCAGAGTGTTGAAACGGCGGGTGCCGACATCGTGCTGCCGGATGAGACCGGCCTCGCGCAGGACGCGGAAGTGGCGGGTGAGTACGGACGCGGTGACGTCCTGCGTGAAGCCGCTGCAGGCCAGACCGGGGGAGACGGAGAGGGTGACGACGATGGTGAGCCGGGTCTCGTCGGTCAGCGCGCTCATGATCTTGAAGAGGTCGAGGTCGTCCGTGTCGGGGTGGACGAGGGGTGACGCGGTGCGGCTAGCCATAAGGGAAGGATAACGCCCGACCTATGTTCGCGTTAGCGCGTACATGGGCTACGGTGAAGGAACGGATTGACCCTTCATCCGTCATCCACCGGGTTGCCCATCACCGGTACTACGGCATGCCACGAACGCCTTTGACGGCGCGGCCTGCATCAAGAACGGAGCACACCCCATGACCACAAATCAGGCGACCGAGCCGAGGACGCACCGGACCGAAACGGCCGCGGAGGTGGTCGGCCGCCTTCGTGCGACGTTCAACACCGGCGTCACCCGCGGACTGGACTGGCGCGTCAACCAGCTGCAGCGGCTGCGGGCCCTGCTGATCGAGAACGAGCAGGAGCTGCTCGAAGCGCTCTGGGCGGATCTGAGGAAGAACGCCGCCGAGGCGAAGATGCAGGAGATCGACTTCACCGTCGCCGACATCGACGAGGCACTGGCGAACCTCGAGAACTGGCTTCAGCCTCGCCCGGTGGAGGTTCCTGCCCACTTCGGTCCCACGACAACGGCCTACACCACGTACGACCCGCTTGGGGTCGTCCTGGTGATCGCCCCGTGGAACTTCCCGCTGCACCTTCTCATCGACCCCATCATCGGCGCACTGGCCACCGGGAACACCGTGGTGGCCAAGCCGAGCGAGATGTCGGTGCACACTTCGGCGGTGGCTTCACGGCTCCTGCGTGAGTACTTCGACGCCGACGTGCTCACCGTCGTCGAGGGCGGCGCCGAGGAGACCACGGCCCTGCTGGCGCAGCGTTTCGACCACATCTTCTACACCGGCAATGGCACGGTCGGCCGGATCGTCATGGCCGCGGCAGCCAAGAACCTCACCCCGGTCACGCTTGAACTCGGGGGCAAGTCACCGGTCTTCGTGGCGCCCGACGCCGACGTGGACGAGACCGCGAAGCGGCTGGTCGGTGCCAAGTTCGGCAACGCGGGGCAGCAGTGCATAGCCCCCGACTACGTTCTGGCCGATCCTGCCACCGCCGCCGCACTGGTCCCCGCCCTCCGCGCGGCGGTCGACGCCCAGTTCGGTACCACCCCGCAGACCTCAGCCGACTTCGGTCGGATCATCAACGAGCGGCACTTCGACCGGCTCACCCGTCTGCTGGACTCCGGCCGGGCGGCGGTGGGAGGCCAGCACGACCGCGACGACCTGTTCATCGCACCGACCGTGCTCACCGATGTCGACCCCGCATCGCCGGTCATGCGGGAGGAGATCTTCGGTCCGATCCTCCCCGTCGTCGAAGTCGAAGACCTCGACGCCGCCATCGCCGTCATCAACGAACGCGAAAAGCCCCTCGCGCTCTACGCCTTCACCACGTCCGAGGCCACCAAGTCACGCCTCGTGAACGAGACGTCCTCCGGCGGCGTCGCCTGGGGCCAGCCCGTGATGCAACTGCTCATGCCCGGCCTGCCTTTCGGTGGCGTCGGCGAAAGCGGCATGGGCCGGTACCACGGCCGGTACTCCCTCGAGACGTTCAGCCACCTCAAGGCCGTCGCGGACGTGCCGCTCAACTAGGCCCGCGCCTTCGTGAAGCAGGCTGTCCGATAGGCGATCGGCCGGCGGAAGTGCCTCTCCGGTGCGAACGAGGATCGCTGAGATCGCTGTTCCCGCCACCGCCGGAAGCGCGTTCCAGGTGAAGCCGTGTATCGGTCCTCTTCGCGGGGGCGCGACGAGGGAGCCGGTCGCGGCGCGGCCTGCAGACACCGATCCGTACCGACTCCGGCGGCGGCACCCATGACTTCGTCACCTGGCTTACTGCTGATCGTGCGCAAGGAGCGAACGCCCGTACTTCGGCGGGCAGTTGCGCTTGACCGGCGTCGACGCCGACGGCATGCGGCTCTCACCGCGTTCGCCGCCAACACCACCCACACCCCGATCGCAGTCCTGGAACCGCGTCACCGTCAGCGGGCCCGCGCCTGCCCGAGGACCGCATCCGCGCCTCCGCCGGGACAGCGTGGACCCCTGCGTCGCAGACCTTCATCCCGTTTTCCTCCGTATTGCAGAAAGGAACCCATGAATATCAACATTTCAGAAGTTTCGTCCGCCCCGTCTCTTTTCTCCCCCGTCGCCTTCGGGAAGATCGAGCTCGCCAACCGCATCGTCATGGCACCGCTGACCCGGGTCCGGGCCGGTTCCTCCGGCATCCCCGGGGACCTCATGGTCGAGTATTACCGGCAGCGGGCGAGCGTCGGAATGATCATCACCGAGGGCACCTACCCCGACAACGCGTCGCAGGGGTATGTCGGTGAGCCGGGCATCGCCACCGACGAGCAGGCGGCCGGCTGGCAGCGGGTGTTCGAGGCGGTGCACGCCGAGGGCGGCCGCATCGTCCTGCAGATCATGCACGCCGGCCGCGGCACCCACCCCGACATCAACGGCGGCCGCCGCATCCTCGCCCCCAGCGCGATCGCCATCGACGGCAAGACGTTCACCGAGAAGGGCGAGCAGCCCTACCCCGTACCGGAAGCGATGACCACCGCAGAGATCCGGGCAGCCCTGGAGGACTTCGTCACCGCTGCCCGCCGGGCCGTCGAGGCGGGAGCGGACGGCGTGGAAATCCACGGCGCCAACGGCTACCTGCTCCAGGAGTTCCTCTCCCCGGCGGCCAACCAGCGCACCGATGGATACGGCGGCTCGCCGCAGAACCGCGCCCGCTTCGTCGTCGAGGTCGTCACGGCGGTCGCCCAGGCCGTCGGTGCCGAGCGGGTCGGGC containing:
- a CDS encoding aldehyde dehydrogenase family protein; the protein is MTTNQATEPRTHRTETAAEVVGRLRATFNTGVTRGLDWRVNQLQRLRALLIENEQELLEALWADLRKNAAEAKMQEIDFTVADIDEALANLENWLQPRPVEVPAHFGPTTTAYTTYDPLGVVLVIAPWNFPLHLLIDPIIGALATGNTVVAKPSEMSVHTSAVASRLLREYFDADVLTVVEGGAEETTALLAQRFDHIFYTGNGTVGRIVMAAAAKNLTPVTLELGGKSPVFVAPDADVDETAKRLVGAKFGNAGQQCIAPDYVLADPATAAALVPALRAAVDAQFGTTPQTSADFGRIINERHFDRLTRLLDSGRAAVGGQHDRDDLFIAPTVLTDVDPASPVMREEIFGPILPVVEVEDLDAAIAVINEREKPLALYAFTTSEATKSRLVNETSSGGVAWGQPVMQLLMPGLPFGGVGESGMGRYHGRYSLETFSHLKAVADVPLN
- a CDS encoding ABC transporter substrate-binding protein, whose translation is MRRQRITAGLAAFAALAAAATACSGSSSSSPPSGAHGGTLTVVSAGAPASLHPAKANVGSDNWFINLAYDTLLRQGPGGKTQAGLATKWGYVGSGNKVFDVTLRDGLTFADGTPLDAKAIAASLNYTRKNGLNVSWTSAISSVSVTGPRTVRIRCSSPNPILPQLLTQVLMIGSAISPKGLASPGAMGTKSFGAGPYILDTAHTATGDHYTYTPNPHYWDKKKIHWKKVVIKVVANPNSALQAVKTGQADAMAINANQVDTAKAGGLKVTGSPNVFLGVNLADRDGALATPLKDIRVRKALNYAVDRAAITKAVVQKYGHPTDQISLPGLDGFAADYDNNYPYDPAKAKKLLAEAGYPHGFSLKMETQGFFGIDLVSQAVVQQWQKIGVKTDVTTDTSVGQWLASATSKKYPVLGFGYGGAPTYTLALDWMLPHPTAFNPYATSDPKLTKMLSKANAASPQHQRALYQDAMRYVVDQAWFVSVLRMDGLYAYNGGKLSGFTSAPSYLPDLAWAVAPK
- a CDS encoding carboxylesterase/lipase family protein is translated as MAIEVVDTTLGPVEGTLGERVHVFKGIPFAAPPVGPLRFKPPQPPAPWTEAKPVHEYGPAAPQPRDLVLEQMFGHAPFPTSEASCLTLNVWTPQQGAENRPVMVWLHGGAFLTGSGRDPVFDGSRLASLHDVVVVTVNYRLGALGFLYLGELLGDEYASSGNVGLLDQIAALRWVRDNIAAFGGDPGNVTLFGQSAGAMSVLSLMAMPAAQGLFHKAIAQSGSAECTHTRERATAVARDVLAALALPEHEAHRLLDLPVATLLYAQQSVVEVMRQRGDALGLPFAPVVDGPTLPRAPLEAFTSGAASPVPLIAGTTLEEGRLFLVGPESPNVDDAAVTALFDTEFDKPEEALEAFRGVQPDTSPMGLLAALMGERMFRAPTARLLEAHAARTSQVWTYLFSWRSSARGGQLGACHSLDLPFVFDNLHAGGVDRFTGKDAPQRLADALSSAWASFAHHGHPGVPWPAFDTAHRATMVFDVTSRMVRDPWNDVRLLTDSSWRPPSCESDGCRGFLSCSSG
- a CDS encoding alkene reductase, with translation MNINISEVSSAPSLFSPVAFGKIELANRIVMAPLTRVRAGSSGIPGDLMVEYYRQRASVGMIITEGTYPDNASQGYVGEPGIATDEQAAGWQRVFEAVHAEGGRIVLQIMHAGRGTHPDINGGRRILAPSAIAIDGKTFTEKGEQPYPVPEAMTTAEIRAALEDFVTAARRAVEAGADGVEIHGANGYLLQEFLSPAANQRTDGYGGSPQNRARFVVEVVTAVAQAVGAERVGLRISPEVDLGDVFETDRDDVLATYGTLMDQLRPLGLAYLSVLHAEPGGDLVQELRRRFDGKLIVNSGPFGGQTTREQALQQIEADHADAVVVGRALIANPDLVERWQGGHPENEPRPELFYGPGAEGYTDYPFLEAA
- a CDS encoding ArsR/SmtB family transcription factor, which codes for MASRTASPLVHPDTDDLDLFKIMSALTDETRLTIVVTLSVSPGLACSGFTQDVTASVLTRHFRVLREAGLIRQHDVGTRRFNTLRKEDLDQRFPGLLDLVLKESVGRVEPYVNAECA